Within Streptomyces antibioticus, the genomic segment ACGTCCGAGGGCCCCGAACCGGAGCCGGACGCCACGGCGGTCATCGAGCGGCTCGCCCCGCGCCCCGGCGAGCATCTGCTGCGCAATGTGCGCCCCAACGCCTTCCTGCGCAGCCATCTCGGCCGGCTGCTGCGCTCGCAGGGCCGCGACCAGCTCATCGTCTGCGGGCTGTACGCGCACCTCGGCGTCCTGCTCACCGCCGCGGACGCCGCCATGAACGACATCCAGCCCTTCGTGGTCGCGGACGCCGTGGCCGACTTCTCCGCCGAGGAGCACACCATGGCTCTGCGGTGGGTGGCGCGCAGCGGTGTGGTCCGTACGACGGACGGGCTGCTGCGTGAACTGCTCCTGCACCGGGAGCGGCGCAACACCGGTTCGAACGGACGAGCCTGAGCGGACGGAGTGGGACACGTGGGACACGCGGGCGGCGTGATCGTCGTCAAGTTCGGCGGCAACGCCATGGTGGACGAGGCCCTTCAGCGGACGTTCGCCGAGGACGTCGTCGCCCTGCGACGGGCCGGACTGCTCCCGGTCGTGGTGCACGGCGGCGGACCGCAGATCAGCGCGATGCTCGACCGCCTCGGCCTGGAGACCCGGTTCACGGCGGGGCTGCGGGTGACCACCCCGGAGACCATGGAGGTGGTGCGCATGGTGCTCACCGGCCGGGTGCAGCGCGAACTGGTCGGTTCCATCAACGCCCACGGCCCGTTCGCCGTCGGGATGACCGGCGAGGACGCGCACACCATGACCGCGGTCCGGCGGCCGGCCTGGGTGGACGGCCGGCAGGTCGACATCGGGCTCGTCGGCGAGGTCGTCGACGTGAACGCGGACACCGTGCGCGCGCTCCTCGACCAGGGCCGCATCCCAGTGGTCTCCCCCGTGGCGCGCGGCACCGACGGGGAGGTCTACAACGTCAACGCCGATCTCGCCGCGTCCGCGCTGGCCTCCGCCCTGGACGCCGAACGCCTCGTGATGCTCACCGACGTGGCGGGTCTGTACGCCGACTGGCCGCACAGCGCCGAGGTGATCAAGCGGCTGACGGCGGCTCAACTGGAGGAACTGCTCCCGGGGTTGGCCGGCGGAATGCTGCCCAAGATGGAGGGATGCCTGCGGGCCGTCCGCTCCGGGGTGCGCCGGGCGCAGGTGCTGGACGGCCGGGTACCGCACGCGGTGCTCGACGGGGTCCTCGGCGACACCTCACCGGGGACGACGGTGGTCCCCGGCGCGGCGGTGCCGGCGGTCGGCGCGGACGTCCACTGAGCGCTACGGCACTGCCGTCGCACGGCGCAACAGCCTTACCGTGTCACGGACTTACGGTCCCGGTGTCACAACACCCGGGCGAGCACGCGGGCGTTGCGGCGCGGGTCGAGGGACGCCGTCCAGGCGGCCGGGGCCGTGCCGGGGGCGGCGGGGCCGAAGCCGTGGCGCAGGAAGAGTCCGCCCCCGCCGACGGTCGCCGTGAACAGCGCGCCCACCGACCGGGCACGGGCCCTCGCCACGGCGGCGCGCAGCAGTCGGGTGCCGATGCCGTGGCCCTGCCGGTGGGGCGCGACGCAGAAGTTGTACAGCACGCCCGACGGCAGGTGGCCGCCCGCCGGTTCGGGCGCGTGGACCCGCAGGGCGAGGCAGCCGTCGAGGGTGCCGTCGGGCGCCTCGGTGACGACGAAGTCCGCCGCCCGGGAGGCGTACAGGGCGACCGGACGTTCGCGGAGCGCGCCGGTGCGGGCGAACGGGCGGGACAGCGCGGCGAGTTCCTCGGCGTCCTCCGGGCGGGCGAGCCGTACGGCGGACCGGGCCGGGAGCAGGGCAGTGGGTGGCGTCGCGATGGACAAGGCGGGGTGTTCCTTCCGTGCCCCGGGCGGGCGGTGGGGTGGGGGCGCGGCCGGCATCGAGGCACCACGGGGCATCCAGGCACCACGAGGCACCACGGGGCATACAGGGCACCACGGGGCTTCCGGGCCCCGGCGCACCGGAGCGCCGGGGCACCGCGAGAGGTGCCCCGGGGCAGGTGACAGGCGCCCTGGGCCTGTCGGCCTAGGACCTGTCGTCAAATTCCCGTCGTCGCCCGGAGGGCGGCCCTGCGGCGTCAGGTGCGTGCTCTCGGCGTGCCGGGCCCTGACCCTCGTACTGGACGTACTTGGGTCAGGGTCCGGTGCGGCGAGAGTGCGTGCATGGCGTCGCAGGGCAGGCGGGAATTTGACGACAGGGCCTAGCGGGCGGTGGTCCCGATGCCGTCCGTCAGCGGCTCGACGGGCTTGAGGCCGCGGGCGAGTATCGAGTCCAGGATCTCGCCGACCCGGATCGCCGTGTTGGACAGCAGGGAGGACGTGATGCCGTGGGTGTGCTCGGTGCCGCCCTGGAGGTAGACGCCGCAGTGCAGTTCGGGGCTCGCCGCCACGCGGTAGTCCCGCTCGACGCGGACCCGGCCTTCGTCGTCGCGGTGGCACAGTCCGGCGACCTCGCCCAGCAGCGCGAGGCCGTCGGCGGGCCGGTACCCGGTGCCGAACACGACGACGTCGGCCTCCAGGACGGTGTCCTCGCCGGTGACCAGCGAGCGCACGGTGGCCAGGACCCCCTCGGGCGTCTCGACGACCCCGGTCAGCCGGGACACGTTGTGGAAGCGCAGCCGCTCGGTGCCCTGGACCTTCTCCTGGTACACCCGCCGGTACAGGTCCTCGATGAGGTCGATGTCCACCACGGAGTAGTTGGTGTTGCCGTGATAGTCCATCAGTTTCCGCTTGATGTCCTCGGGCGCGGAGAAGTACTCGTCCACCGCCTCGGGGTCGAAGATGCGGTTGGCGAAGTTGCTGTCGTCCGCGGGGCTGTAGCCGTAGCGGGAGAAGACGGCGTGGACCTCGGCGCGCGGGAAACGGCGGTGCAGATAGGCGACGTTCTCGGCGGCGCTCTGGCCGGCGCCGACCACGATGAACCGGGTGGGGTCGGTGCCCTCCACGGCGTCGACCTTGCCGAGCAGGTCGGAGTTGTGCCAGATGCGGTCGGTGCGCTCGACACCGTCGGGCATGCGCGGCCGCAGGCCGGTGCCGATGACGAGGTTGCGGGCGCGGTGCACGACGAGGCCCTCGCCGGCCCGGACGGTGACGTCCAGGTACTCCACCACGCCGTCGCGGACGACGGGTTCGACGCCGATGACCTCATGGCCGTAGGAGACCAGGTCGTCGACCTTCGCGGCGGCCCACTCGAAGTAGTCGTGGAACTCCATCCGCAGCGGGAAGAAGTTCTTGTGGTTGACGAAGTCGATCAGCCGCCCCTTGCTCTGGAGATAGCTCAGGAAGCTGTACTCGCTGGTGGGGTTGCGCAGGGTCACCAGGTCCTTGAGGAAGGACACCTGCATCGTGGCGTCGTCGATGAGCATGCCCCGGTGCCAGCCGAACTCCGGCTGCTGCTCGAAGAAGTGGGCGGTGACGGCCTCCTGCCTGCCTACGCGTGCGTTGTGCTCGGTGAGAGCGATCGCCATGGCCACATTGGACGGCCCGAAGCCGATGCCGATGAGGTCGTGTATCAGTGGTGCGTCGCCAGGAAGAACCTGAGACATGTCACTCCCATTCGTGCGGGGGCAGCCGTGATCGGGCGCGGGAAGGTAGCGGGAGGAGGGCACGCTTCCGCGAGACCCACATAACTTAGGGAAGCCTAAGCTTATCTTGTGAAGCTGTCGACCGGGCAAAACGGACACCCTGTCGTTCTCCGCATTTCTGACACCGCCTCAGACCGCGTTCACGTGCCCGGGATTGCCTCGTTAGGTAAGCCTTGCTTTACTTGCACCGTCCTATTCCTGCCCTGAGGAGGAGCCCCCATGCGGGTCGTCATGTTCGGTTATCAGACCTGGGGCCACCGCACCCTCCAGGCCCTGCTGGAATCCGAGCACGACGTGGTCATGGTCGTGACGCACCCCAAGAGCGAGCACGTCTACGAGCGGATCTGGAGCGACTCGGTCGCCGACCTCGCGGAGGAACACGGCATCCCCGTCCTGCTGCGCAACCGCCCCGACGACGAGGAGCTGTTCGAGCGCCTCAAGGACGCCGACCCGGACATCATCGTCGCCAACAACTGGCGCACCTGGATCCCCCCGCGCATCTACGGCCTCCCCCGGCACGGCACCCTCAACGTCCACGACTCGCTGCTCCCCAAGTACGCCGGCTTCTCGCCGCTGATCTGGGCGCTCATCAACGGCGAGTCCGAAGTCGGCGTCACCGCCCACCTGATGGACGAGGAACTGGACGCCGGCGACATCGTCCTCCAGCAGGCCGTGGCGGTCGGGCCGACGGACACCGCGACCGACCTGTTCCACAAGACGGTCGACCTCATCGCCCCGGTCACCACCGGCGCGCTCGCCCAGATCGCCTCCGGGCGCACCGAGTTCACCCAGCAGGACCGCTCCCAGGCCAGCTTCTTCCACAAGCGGGCCCTGGAGGACAGCCGGATCGACTGGACCTGGCCCGCCGCGGACCTGGAGCGCCTCGTGCGCGCCCAGTCCGCCCCGTACCCGAGCGCGTTCACCTTCCACCGGGGCAAGCGCCTGGAGATCCTGGGCGCCGTGGTCTCGGAGGGCCGTTACGGCGGCACGCCCGGCCGGATCTTCTACCGCGAGGGCGACGGCGTGGTCGTCGTCGCGGGCGCCGACGCGCGCACCGGCCGCAACCACGGGCTGGCCATCACGCGCGTACGGACCGAGGACGGCGTGGAGCTGGGCGCGGCCGAGTACTTCACCACCATGGGCGGCTACCTCACGGCCCGCCCCTGAGACCGTCCCACCCCAGAACGCGCCGGCCCCGTTACGGTCACGGGGTCGGCCGACCAGCCGCCGCGCGGATCACCCGGTCCGCGCGGCGGCGCCTTTCCCGCACTTTCCCGCGCCTTTCCCGCACCTTTTCCACACCGTATTCGCGCCGTTCTCGCGCCTCCGGGGGCTCTGGAGGTCAAGGTCACAAGCGCGAAGAGGGCAAGGTCACAGTGTGCCCACTGCTGCACCTTTGGCTCTCTGTCCTAGCATCCGAGCATGACGGTCCTGCCTGACGACGGGCTCGAGCTGGCCGGCGAGTTCCCCGACACCACCCACGAGCAGTGGCAGCGCCTGGTAGCAGGCGTACTACGCAAAACGGGCAAGGACGTCGAGGGCGCCGAAGCCGAGGAAGCCCTGTCCACCACGCTGGAGGACGGGTTGCGCACCCGCCCTCTGTACACCGCGCGCGACACCGCGCCCGATCCCGGCTTCCCGGGCTTCGCCCCCTTCGTACGGGGCAGCCGCGCCGAGGGGAACACGGCGGGCGGCTGGGACGTACGGCAGCGCCACACGACGGCGGACGGCGAGGCGGTCCTCGCCGATCTGGAGAACGGCGTCACCTCCCTGTGGCTGACAGTCGGCGACGCGGGCCTCCCCGTGTCGTCGCTCGCCCCGGTCCTCGACGGCGTCTTCCTCGACCTGGCGCCCGTCGTCCTCGACGCGGGCGACGCCACCGAGCCCGCCGCGCGCGAGCTGCTGCGGCTGTACGGGGAGCGGGGTGTCGCCAAGGACGCGGCGCGCGGCAACCTCGGCGCCGACCCCCTCGGCCACGAGGCCCGCACCGGCCGCGCGGGCGACTTCGCCGCCGCGACCACGCTCGCCCGGCTGTGCGCCGAGGAGTACCCGGGGCTGCGGGCCCTGACCGTGGACGCGCTGCCGTACCACGAGGCCGGCGGCTCCGCCGCGCAGGAGCTGGGCGCGTCCCTCGCCACCGGTGCGGCCTATCTGCGGGCGCTGACCGAGGCCGGGCTGAGCGTCGAGAGGGCCTTCGCCCAGCTCGAGTTCCGGTACGCGGCCACCGCCGACCAGTTCCTGACCGTCGCCAAGCTGCGGGCCGCCCGCCGGCTGTGGGCCCGGGTCGCCGAGGCGTCCGGGGCGCCCGCCGCCGGTGCCCAGCTCCAGCACGTGGTGACCTCGCCGGTGATGATGACCCGCCG encodes:
- a CDS encoding isochorismatase family protein — its product is MGFPAIESYPMPDRSSLPAPHVAWTIAPERTALLIHGMQNQFIDAFPAGSSPVRELVENVAALRGLAGALGMPVVFSAEPVELRNGSLKHRAETSEGPEPEPDATAVIERLAPRPGEHLLRNVRPNAFLRSHLGRLLRSQGRDQLIVCGLYAHLGVLLTAADAAMNDIQPFVVADAVADFSAEEHTMALRWVARSGVVRTTDGLLRELLLHRERRNTGSNGRA
- the argB gene encoding acetylglutamate kinase translates to MGHAGGVIVVKFGGNAMVDEALQRTFAEDVVALRRAGLLPVVVHGGGPQISAMLDRLGLETRFTAGLRVTTPETMEVVRMVLTGRVQRELVGSINAHGPFAVGMTGEDAHTMTAVRRPAWVDGRQVDIGLVGEVVDVNADTVRALLDQGRIPVVSPVARGTDGEVYNVNADLAASALASALDAERLVMLTDVAGLYADWPHSAEVIKRLTAAQLEELLPGLAGGMLPKMEGCLRAVRSGVRRAQVLDGRVPHAVLDGVLGDTSPGTTVVPGAAVPAVGADVH
- a CDS encoding GNAT family N-acetyltransferase, whose protein sequence is MSIATPPTALLPARSAVRLARPEDAEELAALSRPFARTGALRERPVALYASRAADFVVTEAPDGTLDGCLALRVHAPEPAGGHLPSGVLYNFCVAPHRQGHGIGTRLLRAAVARARARSVGALFTATVGGGGLFLRHGFGPAAPGTAPAAWTASLDPRRNARVLARVL
- a CDS encoding lysine N(6)-hydroxylase/L-ornithine N(5)-oxygenase family protein, which gives rise to MSQVLPGDAPLIHDLIGIGFGPSNVAMAIALTEHNARVGRQEAVTAHFFEQQPEFGWHRGMLIDDATMQVSFLKDLVTLRNPTSEYSFLSYLQSKGRLIDFVNHKNFFPLRMEFHDYFEWAAAKVDDLVSYGHEVIGVEPVVRDGVVEYLDVTVRAGEGLVVHRARNLVIGTGLRPRMPDGVERTDRIWHNSDLLGKVDAVEGTDPTRFIVVGAGQSAAENVAYLHRRFPRAEVHAVFSRYGYSPADDSNFANRIFDPEAVDEYFSAPEDIKRKLMDYHGNTNYSVVDIDLIEDLYRRVYQEKVQGTERLRFHNVSRLTGVVETPEGVLATVRSLVTGEDTVLEADVVVFGTGYRPADGLALLGEVAGLCHRDDEGRVRVERDYRVAASPELHCGVYLQGGTEHTHGITSSLLSNTAIRVGEILDSILARGLKPVEPLTDGIGTTAR
- a CDS encoding methionyl-tRNA formyltransferase; the encoded protein is MRVVMFGYQTWGHRTLQALLESEHDVVMVVTHPKSEHVYERIWSDSVADLAEEHGIPVLLRNRPDDEELFERLKDADPDIIVANNWRTWIPPRIYGLPRHGTLNVHDSLLPKYAGFSPLIWALINGESEVGVTAHLMDEELDAGDIVLQQAVAVGPTDTATDLFHKTVDLIAPVTTGALAQIASGRTEFTQQDRSQASFFHKRALEDSRIDWTWPAADLERLVRAQSAPYPSAFTFHRGKRLEILGAVVSEGRYGGTPGRIFYREGDGVVVVAGADARTGRNHGLAITRVRTEDGVELGAAEYFTTMGGYLTARP
- a CDS encoding methylmalonyl-CoA mutase subunit beta — translated: MTVLPDDGLELAGEFPDTTHEQWQRLVAGVLRKTGKDVEGAEAEEALSTTLEDGLRTRPLYTARDTAPDPGFPGFAPFVRGSRAEGNTAGGWDVRQRHTTADGEAVLADLENGVTSLWLTVGDAGLPVSSLAPVLDGVFLDLAPVVLDAGDATEPAARELLRLYGERGVAKDAARGNLGADPLGHEARTGRAGDFAAATTLARLCAEEYPGLRALTVDALPYHEAGGSAAQELGASLATGAAYLRALTEAGLSVERAFAQLEFRYAATADQFLTVAKLRAARRLWARVAEASGAPAAGAQLQHVVTSPVMMTRRDPWVNMLRTTIATLAAGVGGADAVTVLPFDHELGLPDAFARRIARNTSTILVEESHLARVVDPAGGSWYVERLTDELAHAGWEFFRRIERLGGQAAALRSGDLGRDLADTWAARSARLAKRREPVTGVSEFPFLGEKPVVRAPAPEQPSGGLPRVRRDEAYEALRARSDAHLAATGSRPRVYLAALGPAAAHTARLTFAANLFQAGGIEPVTEGTFEESGATEAVLCSSDAVYEEEAAAVAARLKAAGARQVLLAGRPGAYADVDAYVFAGCDAVAVLTAALDRMGVSR